tACCATGAAACAATTTTAAAGttagttatttatttacaatttCTTCATGTTAGACCCATGCAGATATCCAgggtttgctgttgttgttgttaggaTTAGAATGAAGGCTGTTAGAACagtaatgtgttttgttttttgaatggGATTCTCATTGTATTTTGGGGTCAGTTTTTCTGATAGTTCTCAGTACTGGAAAGCATATTAAGCAGTTAAAGCAGTAGAAGAATTGGTTTTCTATTGTGAAGGACGGCTTTCAGTAATTAACTGACATGGAAAACCTGTGGGTTATTGTGGGCTACAGAATTGGTTTAAGATTTAATAAGATTGATAGAACGAAGTTTGTTTCAGAATGTTTATACTAGGCTAAAATTTTGATTTAGAAGTAAACAAGCTATGCATATTTTCACTTATCTGTTtgatttataatttatttaggTATATTGTAAGGTATATCGGAAATGATTTTTTAGCTGCATAGACAGTTTTATTGACCAAAGAGTCAATCAAATTCACTGCAGGCTTTCAGTAACTATTTGACAGTGCCATTGTAAATGTTTTGCAAGCTAATTAAttgtttcctgctctgttgCAACTGACAGAGTGTAAGGAGAGGTGAAAATGTTGTAACAATGTATATTCATTGTGTTGTCCACTTATTTTTGACTTAAAGAATAATCAGAAGTTTTATAGCTCTACAAGATTGTTCTGCTGAGACGTAGCGTATGTAGCCAAAGATGTGTATGCTGATGTGTTTGCACATTTATTAGTACAGTAGACTAAGGACATAGTTTCAGGAAttaatttcatctgaaaacCTGAGTGTGTCCATCTTCAGCAACATCTCTTGAACATAAAAGATTTCATAGGCGCTGGGTGTGGAAGTGTTAAGAAGAAATCTGTGTCACACATTTTTGGCAGGATTTCCaatgtgtgtggtttttgtaCCTATATCCTGTGGTtatcagaggaagaaaaacaacaacaaagaaaccaacaacaAGGCAGGTCATCTTGTGGCTCTGTACTAGTGACCTTGAAATAAAGGGTTCCTGAATAAATGAGTGCGTAGAGATTCATGACAGACACCTGATATAAGTTCCTAACATAGCTTACTTTTTAAGGTGTTTAGAgctgttgaaagcaatgggaatACACACATGTGGAGATAATATTGTATTGAAGGTTGAGTGTcaggtttttggttgtttgggtttttttttgtagattGAAATATTGAGATAAGACTGGATTGTTGCACTGAAAAAGCTTAGAACTGCATATATATGCAGTCTTTATGGTAAGCTTGGATATATGCCTTAAGGGCTTTCAGTTCCCCTTGTGCTCTCCTAAGTCAAGCTGGcttttgttccttcttgttTAGTGAAATGGAAAGTTTGTTAAGCCAGAAACTGTTTTGTGAGGACAAAAACAATCACAAAAGAATCACAGGTGACAGAAATATAACAGCTCAGACACTAACAGTTCAACCAATGCAACTTAATGTATTCCTGTTGTTGAAAGTCATATGTGTTGCAGACAACTAGAAATTGCTAAATTATTAGCTAATAGCTAATTTATTTCTAGTTTTTCGTAGGTATGCGTTTGCAACTTACAGGGAGTTTTTCCTTGTCAGAATTTGGCTCATCAGtcagaatatcacagaatcattgaatatctggagttggaagggaaccacAAGGACCACAGAGTCCAACTCCTATCCCCACGCAGGACTACCCAGCAAACTGTAGAGCTCTGTTCAGTGGAGGCTATCTGAAAACGAGATGAATTCTTTCCAAAATGCCTTCTTTTGCAGACATGCTTAAGTTCATAAGTGATTCAGTAGTTCATGAGACTTGCAGAGTTTAGGAACATTTCCAAAATTTTGGTGATTTTCTGCACAATATCAAATGATATAGAGAGATAATAAAGGGAAtagtaaataaagtaaataatcTGTTCACAGTACATGTATTTTTACCTGCTAGAGCTTAGAGGACTTTGTTATGTAGCTCGCTAAGCTGCATTCCTTTAAAAAGCTCTTAAAACTAGTTTTGCAAATCTTCTTTTCACAGCAATGGAAAACGAAATTTCACAATTCAGAAGTGGACCTTGAATGtacttgaaagaaataaaagcagctgcttcaaTCAAAATCATTTAACAACTGAAATTCAAAATGCTGGAACTGGTTATTCATTGAAATGCAGTGATCTGTCTGTCAATGAAAATGACAGCATAACATGGTATAAggtaatgaagaaaatcaaagcattgGCTATAGATAGAATATCTACAGAGAGAATATCTAATTGCAGGAAAAGTGAATTACTATCAAAAGCCCAATAgtgctttaatttttcaaactattgggagaaaaaaagcctttagaGAGATACACAGAATAaagtttctctcttctctcaagttcattagaaaaaatatctaTAATCAGAAATTACTGGTAGTTTAGAATGGTGGAAGATCTGATGTGCATGTCTGTTAGCCTGTTTATTGGCTTTGCCAATATAGGTGTCATCCTGACACTAAACGAATTACCAAGGTATTTGTTTAACAGTTGACATGAAGTGTCAATAACTTGTGAAGTTATTGAGAAACTTTaaaattttactgtttctgaacATGTTTTACAGAATGTGTAACAGACCTAGTTCTGTTCACTTTAGGCAAATCTGATCTTTGGAGCAGTTTTGCTGGTGCACAGACAACAGATGAAGCACTTGTAAACTGTTGAGTGTTGGTATAATCAGCCATTACATTTAGCACCCGGACTAGGTTTCATCCACCCTACCCCTGCTCACCACTTCAACAATTCATAATGTAAGGTAGCTCGGGCTGTGCTCTCAAATTCTAATGAGTTTGATGTTCAGgtgtttcctttaaataacTGTAATTGGAAATTGGGGCCCCACCTCCTTTGAATCAGGTAAAAGCTGTTGAGATAGTAAAAGAgtgatgctgtttttgttttttttaaggttttgtttcatacagtataatattttcttgctgtgttgaTGTAGGACTGTAAGAACTATGAAAATGAAAGCGGGCGGGAACTGGACTTTAAAACCTTATCAGTTCAGCACTCTGGAATATATACCTGCAAAATTTCCATCAGTCACCAAGGAAAGATATACCACAGCACGAATACAATTAGGCTGATTGTAGAAGAAGGTAAGAATACCTTCTGAAACTGAAGCATGCCTTCTGTTCACCTCACTGtggaaaatgttctttactAAATCTATTTGCGATTGGATGTTGTTCATCATCTCTTGATAAGTATTTTGACAAGATTAGATCTGGAAGTCTGATCTATCTTGCAatatttcacaaataaaaaagcagaaattcagatATTACCAAATTTGGAAAATTTATTTAGTAAGTTTTCCCTGCAGTTTTAGGTGGttcattgatttatttatttatttatttatttatttatttattgttgtaCAAATTTGGGGGGAAGAGCCCTTCCAACCACTGTAAACCATCTGCCCTATAtgtaatgaaatgcagaaaatacatcaggacatacttattttttaaatgcttgatAATGATGGGTTGAgatatttctctttgaattAAATGGAATCTACGTGATTAGTTCCAGAAATGTGTCATTTTTTACTGTTGTAAGAAACTgttatttcaacagaaaaactttgtatttttatatatatatttagatgCACCAGAGACTGTAACTTTGGAGATAGTTGGACGCGATGAAgaaattcaaactgaaatagGTAACAAATTAATAAGAGTATTTTTATGCTAGCAACTTTGTATAGATGTTTTAGTCCTGATCTCTGGCTGATGGTCTGGTTAAGCATAAATGAAATAGTTGCCTACGCACCCTGCTGGTTCTAATACGTCTTCACAAATGGTTATGTTTTCACTAGTGGATTCCATGACCTATCTACAAGTACACTAAATTCACCCTTGCAGAGGCAGAAGAGGAGGTTGTTGTTATGACCATCAAGAGAAAGTGGTGCTAATGATACACCAGCCCTccatggctttatttttagatgGCAAACAACACAGAACAATATGTGAAATatgtctggttttttttgtttcagtgatcAACAGTAATAAGTAATCCTTTTCACGTCTGCTACAGTCAAAGATGTTATTCTGAAGTGCAGTGTGAAATTTGAGGGATGACAGTCCTGGCAATAAAAGGATGCAGATCCCTTACTGCTGCAAAGAATTTGTTGTACTGTCAAAAGCCTAATCCTTGATTATGTTCCTAGCTGGGGGTTAGATAACATGGTCTATAGGAATTGCACAGTATTGGAAACAGTCCAAGATTTTCTTATTGAGACTGTATATGATTCTTAAGAATGTaaattttcctgtctttttccTGCCTTGTGTTTGAGGACTTCTCCCATTCCATTACCCAGTGCTCTCTTACACCATTTTGCAAATTCTTCTTTAGCACCTCTGTTGTTCATATATGAGTCTCATTTGCTCAGCCAAGGCACCAGATGTTGGTTTACCTTCAGAATGATTACATAGTGGAGAATGAAGGGAACTTTGGATGAATTTGGTCCGTGGACTTTTGAACTTGTGTTGTTTAGATGGTGTTCTATAACATTTCCCTGAAAATAGTATTTGTGCACAGTAAGGGTCGAGTTGCAAAGTAGTTGATAATAAACGTTTAAGTCTGTGTTTCAGACTGTGCAACTGTGATCTGAATTCATGTAGTCTAAATCTAAAGCTGACATATTTTCAGCTAGACTTGCTTTAGAGATTCTTGACCTGTTCCACTGGAAGAGAAGACAGCTTCTTCTGTGAGAGGTCAGCACAAGCCATAGCAGgctttgttatttctttgtgttgttgTATACAGTTTAGTTATCCCCATCAGCTGGCTTAATTTCCCTTACCTGGGGCGCTGGTGAGTTGTCCTCTTCTTTActtttcctgcagcacacaTTTTAGTTCACTATAGTTTTTGGCTTATTTAACCTTTTCTGATTGTGACAAAGTTAATCTGTCTTAAGATCCTCACTCTGCAATGGAGTGCAACAGTGCTTTGTACATGGCTGCCAAAGCAACTCTTGTGCAAATGGTGCATGTATAGAACTTTGTGCAAAGGCTACTAAGTTCAGAAAGGAGGACAGCACCTTGGATACCTGACCTGTAAAGCTCATATTTTGCTGCACTGTAAATGTGAATGTTGCTTTTGATTAAATCTTCTTATGTTATGCTCTGTTTAGGTAAAGAAGAGACACTCAACTGCACAGTTTTCTTGGGTTATTACATGCAAGAAGATGTCAACCTCTACTGGTGTTTTAATGATacatttccaaagaaatgttCAGGTATTCCCGAGGCTGACCCTCCAATATGTGAAGAAGATTTAACAAAATTACGGTAAGTTTCCAGGAAATACTGATCTTCAGTTGTATGTCGTGGACCTCAATGAAAATACCTGAGATTCTTCCACAATCTTTTCCTCAAAATCTGCTTCTCAATTTATTGTAGACTTTTATGCAGGTAGTGTTGCTAACATCATTCCTTATTGCAGTTTGGGAGACAAGTTTTATATCACAAGGTTTCTACGGATTAAAAAAGTAAGAGAGGAGGACTTCCATCACAATTTCACCTGCAGATTGCAAGCTGATGAAATAACGCACATGAAAGTAGTGAAATTGAAAAAAGGTACAGTATAAGCTATGGATCattcttctaatttttttattattattcatgcCAGCTTGGAGATTTCTGGCATATGGgcattcccttcttttttttttttttttcccatctcaggcctttcctttctttatttagAGGAAATATTTGACGTTAAGTGTGCAATCGACTAGTTGATGTTAAAATATGCAGCAGATAATacagcaaatgaaatacagaCTATGATGAGCATGACACGACAGTGCTTTCACAAAGGACTTCACAAACATTTAATCCATATTTGGAATTTAAATTGAGAGGATAACagaataaataagcaaaaaaagcttaaaagaGAGTAGAGAcggaacaaaaaaaaaaaaaaaaaaaagattaagaagGACATTAAGTGCTGTTATTGATGATCTGAGAAAGGGGTAgcaaaaaagaggaaacaataaAGATCCCAAAGAGAACTTATCATGAAAGCAGTTGACCTAGAGTATCTCTCCAATTTGGGATGTTGTATGTCTTTGAGGAGTTTTATCTCAGTATTGATCCCATGTGAAACTCATTTGTGTGTATCCAGGGTATATGAGCATatataatgtaattttaatcattcaatttatttaattaatagtTTTTATAGTCATCTATGTTCTGTAGTTCTTTTCCATCTCAGGATGAATGGCATATACGTGTGCCTGAAGTATTAGCAGGAAAGGATTCACATCAACATTTCAATTttagtgattttaaaatgtcatgaGTATTTACTATCCTAATTTTATCATATAATACTCTCTGTTAAGGCTAAAATTTTCTGGGTTTTTCTTTACAGGAAACACTCAAGATTTGCCGCTGCATGTATTTACAACTGGAATGATACTTGCTGTACTCTTTCCATGTGTTGCTCTGGCTGTGGTAGCTGTCTGTGTGATGTTCAGAGTAGACTTAGTTCTATTCTACAGGAACATAAGCCAAAGAGATGACACTGCTGGAGGTATGACTTGGCTAATACTGACATTGAAGTGGTGCACTGATTAAAAATAGCTTATGATAGGTTCTATAAAACAACCACGTTTGAGGAAGTggcaaaataaatgatattaatATATGATTGAAAGAGgatatattattaaaaaaaaaaataaaaaaaaggaagaaaaaaaaagagcataatCTTCTAGATTCTCTGCAGCTGAGACAGTAATTCTGTAAACCAGAATGGTGGATCAGTTTATTTCTAATCATTGCCAACAAGACAAAAATTGGTGATTTCTTTCCAGATGGAAAAGAATATGATGCTTTTGTATCTTACCTGAAAGACTGTGTTTCTACTAGTAAAGAGGAGAGAGAATTTGCTTTGAAGACATTACCAATGATATTAGAAGAAAACTTTGGGTATAAGTTATGTATATTTGAGAGAGATGTATCTCCTGGAGGAGGTAAGTGTATTGAATATTCTTgtaattaaataaacacatcatTTTCATGCAAAGCTaaaggattttgtttcattctgtttacAGGAGCCTTCTATTTTTGTTACCCTTGCCAgtctccttctcctttcagttttcccttcttttgGTTACTTCTGctgtttactttctttttccctacgaagcacattttctgcttctgtattcTCTGTAGACCTTGTTATCTCATGGTTGTCAAGATAATGCTGAAACTTGTTCTGTCATCTCATGATAGTCTTCTCAGCCTTGGATTACTGGCAGTAGATTTGGGATTTCAGTGGCACAAAAGGAGGAGTGAGCTGGTGTTCACTGAATAATCAGAGAGAGGTGGCTGTTGATGACTTCATGTGGAATCACTCTAATGGCATCTACGGATGAAGAGTAAATTTTACTCTCACCTTCTGTACATATGATTACAGATAGATAACCGAAGACTATATGTGTATTTCTATCTGCTGCAGAGATTAAGCTTTGACCATGGGAGAGCTTATTTTCACAAACTCATTAACTGTAATGCATATTAATCTATACTTAAGGACAGGATATTTCATGCTGTCACTTCACAAGGAGAATATTTTTGTACATGTGCCATTGTTAAAGGAAAAGTCAGTTCAATGCCTGCCCTTTCAATCTGTTTTaataacatatttatttttaatttgcagctGTTGTTGATGATATCCATTCACTCATTGACAAAAGCCGAAGATTAATCATTATACTGAGCCAGAACTACATTTCTGACAGAGCCATATATGAACTTGAAAGTGGACTGCATAAAGCTCtagtagaaaggaaaatgaagattatATTAATTGAATATATGCCTATAAGTGACTACGACTTCTTGCCAGAATCACTGTCTCTTTTGCCATCAAAGAGGGTTGTTCAGtggaaaaaagataaatctcTCCCAGTGAATTCCAGATTTTGGAAGACCCTTCGATACCTAATGCCTGCAAAACCTACCAAGTCAAACTCCAAAGGACACTGTATGAATCTAGATCTAGGCTCAGAAGGGACTCAACCATGGACTGGAGGCTGTGACTATAATACAGTCATATAGGAATTCTAGAGGTGGAAgatgctgcagaaagctgccaGCTTCAATAAATTCGAATAGAAAAGATAAACTGAAATTACTTTTGAGAGACAGTGCTCATAACAGTCTGAGATTTGGGAATAATGTTAGAATCATCACATTTGTTAGAACCATGTTAACTCCAGTACTAAATTATATTCCAAAGGATGTTTACTCAGCAGTCTGTACAAAGAGCTGAACACTTATTCCACAACAACTTAATTGTGTAACCTTTTGGTACTGCATTTTCCTACCTGTAGAATGACATTAGTTAGGCATACATATTACTGATATTTAGgtgctttgggttttgtgtaTGGTTATTTTCTAAGGATCACGCTTGCAAGTAAGACTGAATTGCTCCTTCTCTAGAAAGCTTGGCAGACAGGCtttgagcagcactgagcagagaagtgaaaacagagaaaggcagTAACAGAGGAGTCAGATTTAATCAGGCTGACTGTATTCACTGCTGAGTAGTGCACCATGGTAAAAGGAGACAAGGGAAAATAGGGCTATGCATATATAAATTAACAGCAATTCTTATTGCTCTTAGGTCCCAAACTGCTGACTTTAACCAAGGTTTAAActgcctgctttctgtttgccaGTCTCTAGAGAAATGAGGTTATTAGTAAGGCTCTTATAGATTGTGGTTCTATTGGTTTTCCTGATGATGTCTGTGTCAATTCATATGTGAACTGACATGATTGTTGCTTTGAGATCATTTCAGTAATTCCTTTAGCATTTTTGTACCATTCTTTTCActtaataaaaatttatttcCCTCTGTGTACAACAGTGGcttctgtttttgctgcagTTACTCAGCAGTGAGTAGTAAAAATCAAattttgagaaaggaaaaaaaataataatgtaagaATAAGCAGGACTGTTGTTAGACCCACTCTCCACAAGCAGTAAGTCTCTcttttttgctgtaaaataaataaataaataaacccagcTGAATTCAAACAAGCTTCtggaataaataattttctagaGGAGAATGCAAATGGGATCAGTGAGGAGACAGCTGTTGTAAGATAGCAGCCTTCAAGATTCTTCTCTCCTCAGTAGTGACTGTGAaagctctccagcctgtccaggtctcactaAATGGCAGCACATTCTTCAGGTttgtcagccaatcctcccaaaTTCGTAtaatcagcaaacttgctgaggctgGCCACTATCCCCTTGTCAAAGTCACTGATGAAAATTTTGAACAAGAAGTTAAACTGGAATTTTGCAGTCAGCCCGAAATTGAGATCTCCTGCATGGGAATGCTTGGGCATGTGCCGACTGTGTGTGCAGAACAAGGTTATTTTATGCTGGTCTTGTCAAACCTAGAATCAATATGCAGCTGATTTGTGCATTATGGTCCACTATTCTGAGTATCACATCCAGAAAACAGTAGATTCGTGCCTCATGTACTTAACTGGAGGAAAAGTAGAGACTGATGGATATGAAgatagatcatagaatcattaaggttggagaagacctcaaAGACCAGCTAGTCCAACCACAAACCCATCACTACCGTGCCCACTAAtctatgtccctcagtgccacacatGCACATTTCATGAAAACCTTCATGTCTAGCCTAAAAGGTTACTTTAGAACAAATACAcacttaaattttcattttctatcatgTTCTCTCagagaatttgaaaaaaaaaaaaagacttcttaAAAATGACTGTGTTCTATCTTGCATGGAAGGTGCAAAGCTTACCCTCATTAAATCTTTTGTatgtttaataaaatgtttcaagTGTTGCTCTTCTAGTGAGGTGCTCATGGTATAGTTGAAGAGCATTCAGTGTtttgacaaagaaaatgtttttgcgATTTTTCTGTGATGGTTTTCTGATTTAGTAGCTGTATTTAGATAAGATGCCTGTGCGAAAAAGTATTTACC
The Coturnix japonica isolate 7356 chromosome 1, Coturnix japonica 2.1, whole genome shotgun sequence DNA segment above includes these coding regions:
- the IL18R1 gene encoding interleukin-18 receptor 1 isoform X1; translation: MTLMFFFLIFITETATEKLCPLRASIDVLEGEYFFLCFPESKRQHSWKEEYTINWYKEGAGRQKQIKETHRIVSQMNFLEFWPAELGDSGNYFVTQSNGKRNFTIQKWTLNVLERNKSSCFNQNHLTTEIQNAGTGYSLKCSDLSVNENDSITWYKDCKNYENESGRELDFKTLSVQHSGIYTCKISISHQGKIYHSTNTIRLIVEEDAPETVTLEIVGRDEEIQTEIGKEETLNCTVFLGYYMQEDVNLYWCFNDTFPKKCSGIPEADPPICEEDLTKLRLGDKFYITRFLRIKKVREEDFHHNFTCRLQADEITHMKVVKLKKGNTQDLPLHVFTTGMILAVLFPCVALAVVAVCVMFRVDLVLFYRNISQRDDTAGDGKEYDAFVSYLKDCVSTSKEEREFALKTLPMILEENFGYKLCIFERDVSPGGAVVDDIHSLIDKSRRLIIILSQNYISDRAIYELESGLHKALVERKMKIILIEYMPISDYDFLPESLSLLPSKRVVQWKKDKSLPVNSRFWKTLRYLMPAKPTKSNSKGHCMNLDLGSEGTQPWTGGCDYNTVI
- the IL18R1 gene encoding interleukin-18 receptor 1 isoform X2, with the translated sequence MNFLEFWPAELGDSGNYFVTQSNGKRNFTIQKWTLNVLERNKSSCFNQNHLTTEIQNAGTGYSLKCSDLSVNENDSITWYKDCKNYENESGRELDFKTLSVQHSGIYTCKISISHQGKIYHSTNTIRLIVEEDAPETVTLEIVGRDEEIQTEIGKEETLNCTVFLGYYMQEDVNLYWCFNDTFPKKCSGIPEADPPICEEDLTKLRLGDKFYITRFLRIKKVREEDFHHNFTCRLQADEITHMKVVKLKKGNTQDLPLHVFTTGMILAVLFPCVALAVVAVCVMFRVDLVLFYRNISQRDDTAGDGKEYDAFVSYLKDCVSTSKEEREFALKTLPMILEENFGYKLCIFERDVSPGGAVVDDIHSLIDKSRRLIIILSQNYISDRAIYELESGLHKALVERKMKIILIEYMPISDYDFLPESLSLLPSKRVVQWKKDKSLPVNSRFWKTLRYLMPAKPTKSNSKGHCMNLDLGSEGTQPWTGGCDYNTVI